In Chlorobiota bacterium, the sequence TGCCCACCGGTCCAATCGCGCCGGTGATTCTGCCGTACCGGTAGTTCTGGTTCCCCGGAACGTTGATGTAGCCATCCACCACAAAGCGGAACGCAAGGAGCACGTTTCCATCCTCCACGATTGTGCTCTCCCTCAAGGTTTGCAACGCCCCTGCGGTGGTTGGCCAGTTGCTGGCCTTCACGCTCATCACGGTTTGATAGGTCCCGCAGGCGTTCGAGTCGCCCCCGAAACTTCCCCAGCCGTATTGCTCGTTCCAGCCCCGCATCGGCAGCACAGCATTGAACCACAGGCTGTTCAGGGAAACCGGCTGGACATCGCCAACAATGGAGGTCCCATCGGAGAGCGTGATCTTCAGCTGCATCCCGAAAATGGTGGGGACCGCTTGCTGGTACACGTCAAGGTCAACAATTTTTGCGGGGGTGGGAAGGTCCGTGGTCGTCACCGCCGCGCCGATAAGCGGGTCCGAAGCCGCCCCCCCTTCCACCGAGGTGACGCTGCAATCAAGGATGCGGAAGGAGTGCAGCCCCGCCGGGTCCTGCCACGGTGCCGGGTTGGTGACGTTGGGGTCGTAGTGGGTTGGGTCGTTGTTGACCGTGGAAGGGTCGGCATAAAACCGGCCAATGAAATGGATTCGCGGAACATCAAGGTAGCTCAAGATTCACCTCCCTACTGTTGAAAATGTTGGTGTTGTATTGATTGGCCCCATTGCCCCTGCAGGGCCACGGCTCTATGGAAGCACGTTCTTTGCTGAACTATCCTTCCTGCTCAAGCCGCATTGCCATGGCTTGCCAGCCGTTGGAAAAACAGGTCCGACGGCTCATCCCCATTTCCATCCACGGAAAGCTCCGGCAAGATTCCATCCACGAAGTACATCTCAATCTCCCCCTTCCCCTTCACCTGCCGGCTGCCACGGTTTGTGCACGCAAAAAAATCTTTGATCTGATGGTAGGTGTCTGCCGAAATATTTACCCGACCGTCCTGCCCGTTCGATTCCATGCGGCTGGCAACGTTCACGGAATCCCCCCAGATGTCGTAGGCGAACTTATGTTTCCCCACAACCCCGGCGATCACCGGGCCGGTGTGGATGCCAATTCGGCAGCCCCAAAAGGATCGCCCCTCGCTGTTGGCTTTCTTGCGAAACCCCTCTATCGTTCGGGCAATCTCCAAACCCGCCAGCACTGCGTCAATCGGGTTGGTGCGGTTCGGGTTGGGGATTCCGCCGGCGCACATGAAGGCATCGCCAATCGTCTTGATCTTCTCCATGTTGTGGCGCGCAGCAATGTCGTCCATCGCACGGAAGCAGGTGTCCAGCTGCTGCACCAATTCATCGGGATCAAGCTGGGCCGAGGTTCCGGTGAAGTTCACAAAGTCGGTGAACAGGATTGAGACCATCCCGTAGGAGCGGGCGCGGGCACGCCCGGTGCTTTTCAGCTCCTGCGCCGTCTGGCGCGGAAGAATGTTTTGCAGCAACCGCTCGCTGGTCTCCTGCTCCTTCACAATCTCCTTCGTCCGCTCGGCCACTTTTTCTTCCAGGTTATCGTACAGCAGCGCGTTGTCAATCGAGATGGCAATCTGGCCGCTAAGAAGTTTCAGCAGTCCAACGCGCTGCTCGGTGAAAGCCCCGTCGGTCAAGTTGTTTTCCAGATAGATCACGCCGCTCAGCTTCCCCTGGTTCAGCAGCGGAAGGCAAAGCACCGAACGGAGGTTGCGCCGCTGCACAGCGGGGTCGCGGCCAAATTGGCTATCGGCAGCGGCGTTGTCCAGCACCACTGGCTTCTTGCTGTGGGAGGCAAAATGGATGATGCTTTGCGGAAGTTCACCCTCCGATTCCACAAACTCCATCTCCGGCATTCGCAGCTCACCGGTGGCAATCTGGAACTCGGCTTGGACCCGCCATTGCTGCTGGTGCGGGCGTGCCAACACGGCCCGCTGGGCCCCGGCGTTCTCGCTAACGGTCAGCATCAACCGGCGCAACAGCGATTGCAGCCGAAGCTCGCCGGAGATAGCCTCGGCAGCTTTGATAACGGTCATCATATCCAGCGACTGTGCAAGCCCGCTGCCGGTGGTGGTGATCGGGTTGGTGACGGTTACGGTGGTGGTGGCGGCCCCTTCGGCGCGAACCGATTGCCCCAAATGCTCGGGGTAGCGTTGCACCAGCCCATCGGCAATGGCGGTTGCCCCCCAGCGGCGGTACCAATACTCCGCCTCGCGAAGGTGATACCGCACAATCCGCCGCGCCCCGCTTTGGTGGTGCAGCTGCGCGCAGCGCTGGTTTGCCAATGCCTGAATTTGGGAGTAGCCGAACTCGGCGGCGGCCTCGATCGCTTGGTTGTACAAGTTGATGGCCCCGGCGTGGTCCCCCGTTGCGCGCCGAAGCTCGGCCAACAGCAACAAGGCTTTATGCTTGAAATTGCTTGGGCAAACCGCAGCCCAACGCTGGAATTTTTTTGCGGTGGCGCGGACCAACCGCAGCCGCGCCGAACGCTGCTGGGTGGGGGCCAACTCCACCAACGCTGCGGCGGCAAGCGCGTGGTACAAACGGTGCTCGGCAGCGTGCAGCATCCCCACCGAATCTTTCAGGTAGGGGCGCGCGCTGGCGATAAGGTCCAGCGCCTGTTGGTGATGCTCCCACAGGTAAAGCGCGGCGGCTTTGTTGATGAAGTAGTAGTGGGCAAAATGGCGGGACCCGTAGGTGGAAAGCTCCGCCAGATACTCCAACTCGTTGAATCCAGCATCGCCGAAGGACGCGGACGACTCCGTCTCGCCACGCAAATTTTTGATTGCTTGCTCCACCCCACGCACCGCCCCCGCTGCCTCGCGGTTCCGCACGCGGCCCAGAAAATCCAGAAAGCGATTCGTGGTTTTTAGAACGTCATCGAACGGGTGGCCGCGCATCAGCAAACTTTGCGCGGTCCCGCTACAGGCGCAGCCCGCATGGAACAGGTCCCCAACATCCACCCCCGACTGATAGGCCAATTCCCACAACCGCTCGGCCTCGGCAGCCGGCTCCATCCATGAGATCCCGAAGTAGCCGCCAACAAAATAGACCTCGGCCTTCTGGCGCTCGTTGCTGAACCGCTCGATCAGCGCCCGCGTGGCAACCCCGTAGCGATGCCCCACCGGATGGTTCCCCAGCACCGCCCCGCTGAAGATCACCCCGTAGGCCAAGTAGCCGATAACGCTGTCGGGCGCGTTGCCGTAGCGAAGCGACTCGATCACCATTTTGGTGGCAATGGCAACGCAGAGTTCTGGACGGATCTGGTAGGCGGCTTTGGCAACGGCCCCCATCAACTTCATCAACTGAAGCTGGCGCAGCTGGCTCATGGTTGGAAGGTTCACCACATCCTCAATCCTGCGTCCGCGCATCCGCACCCGAGCTTTGGCAAGGTCCGCAAGGAAGAGCGGAGGGATGAATTTTGGGGGAAGTGAGTAGCCGATGCGCTGCGCCCCTGCGCGGGCCGCCGCGTAGGCATCGGCAAAGCGGGAAAGGTTGGTGTAGAAATGAATCGTCTGCTCGCAGACGGCGATCTTCCCATCGGTGGTTGGCGCGGCCAACAGTGCGCGTTTGAAGAATCCCTCGGCCTGGGCATTGTTCCCACACTGATGCTCGCACTCGGCACGTTCGGCCAGCAGCTCCGCCGCAATTATGGACTCACCTGCGGACTCACCTTCTGCCCCCGCGCGGCCCTCCATCTCCATTCCTATCTCTCCCATTTCTATCTCCATCCCCGCCATTTCCATCGCTGCGGTGACGTGGCGCAGCGCAAGTTGGTAGGCGGTGGAGTTGCGTGCACGCCGTGCGGCGGCCAAGTTCAGCCCAACAAGGCGCGACCGCTCGGCAGGGTCGGTTATCAGCGGCGCGGCCATGTTCAGGTGGTCCACAATCTCGAACAGGTGGTCATCCTCTTCGGGGTTGGCTGCTGCGGCCAGCATCTGCCGCCCAATCTGCACGTTCAGCTCCTGCACTTGCTGGGCCGTCAGGAAGGAATGCGCCGATTGCTGCACGCGATCATGGAGGAATCGGTATCCCTGGCGATGCTCCCCGCTCCACACAAAATGTTCAACAATCAGCCCTTGCTCCATCCCCTGGGCCAGCAGCTGCCGAAGCTCGGCGCGGTTTGTTTCCATCACCAACACCAGCATCTCAAGATCAAAGCTGTTGCCGATGCAGGAAGCCACCTGCAGCACCCACTGGGCTTGCGGGGTAAGGCGTTGGATCCGCTCGGTCAGAAGATCCACGATGTTGTCGGTAATGCGCGAACTCTTCACCCCGCTGATGTCGTATTGCCAGGCGTGCTGCTGGTGGCTGAAGTGGATCACGCCATCTTCATGGAGCGCGGTCAGCAGCTGCGTAAGGTGGAACGGATTCCCCTCGGTCCGGCTGAAAAGCAACTCCACAAGGTCCGCGCAATCGGCGGGGTCCTGGGATAATGTTTCGGCAATCAGCCCCGCCACCGCTGCGCGCTCCAACGGTG encodes:
- a CDS encoding AAA family ATPase; this translates as MLKYDNAELLHQGPNAVVRRGVRRSDGASVILKTIATDYPTAELLERFRHEFALLQQFHHPQIIRPIELQESGSSITIVLHDDHAESLLERLAGTPCSIDEFLELSVSIADALQAVHAAGVIHKDINPANIIVLPGTHQATLIDFGIASMAAPTAATISHNAANPDIIKATLAYVAPEQTGRMNRTVDHRSDLYSLGVTFYQMLTGRLPFTTLDRLELIHSHIARLPEHPNTLRPGIPPILSEVVLKLMAKSADERYQSVAGLRQDLQHCRQQWQSGGGIEPFALAQHDVADRFRIPDTLYGRESEVEQLLAAFQRASGGPSELLLIAGGSGVGKSRLVNEVQRPIVEHRGYFLAGKFDQFKRNIPFSGLHVAFRELIRQIMAESPERVAAWREQINRTLGSVGQVIAEVIPELELLAGPQPPVPELPSEQSRNRFNQAFRRFVQLFCRPNHPLCIFLDDLQWGDAATLAWIEEVLADRSYGSLLLVGAYRANEVSASHPLSIMLDRLAERKSLVATLPVAPLERAAVAGLIAETLSQDPADCADLVELLFSRTEGNPFHLTQLLTALHEDGVIHFSHQQHAWQYDISGVKSSRITDNIVDLLTERIQRLTPQAQWVLQVASCIGNSFDLEMLVLVMETNRAELRQLLAQGMEQGLIVEHFVWSGEHRQGYRFLHDRVQQSAHSFLTAQQVQELNVQIGRQMLAAAANPEEDDHLFEIVDHLNMAAPLITDPAERSRLVGLNLAAARRARNSTAYQLALRHVTAAMEMAGMEIEMGEIGMEMEGRAGAEGESAGESIIAAELLAERAECEHQCGNNAQAEGFFKRALLAAPTTDGKIAVCEQTIHFYTNLSRFADAYAAARAGAQRIGYSLPPKFIPPLFLADLAKARVRMRGRRIEDVVNLPTMSQLRQLQLMKLMGAVAKAAYQIRPELCVAIATKMVIESLRYGNAPDSVIGYLAYGVIFSGAVLGNHPVGHRYGVATRALIERFSNERQKAEVYFVGGYFGISWMEPAAEAERLWELAYQSGVDVGDLFHAGCACSGTAQSLLMRGHPFDDVLKTTNRFLDFLGRVRNREAAGAVRGVEQAIKNLRGETESSASFGDAGFNELEYLAELSTYGSRHFAHYYFINKAAALYLWEHHQQALDLIASARPYLKDSVGMLHAAEHRLYHALAAAALVELAPTQQRSARLRLVRATAKKFQRWAAVCPSNFKHKALLLLAELRRATGDHAGAINLYNQAIEAAAEFGYSQIQALANQRCAQLHHQSGARRIVRYHLREAEYWYRRWGATAIADGLVQRYPEHLGQSVRAEGAATTTVTVTNPITTTGSGLAQSLDMMTVIKAAEAISGELRLQSLLRRLMLTVSENAGAQRAVLARPHQQQWRVQAEFQIATGELRMPEMEFVESEGELPQSIIHFASHSKKPVVLDNAAADSQFGRDPAVQRRNLRSVLCLPLLNQGKLSGVIYLENNLTDGAFTEQRVGLLKLLSGQIAISIDNALLYDNLEEKVAERTKEIVKEQETSERLLQNILPRQTAQELKSTGRARARSYGMVSILFTDFVNFTGTSAQLDPDELVQQLDTCFRAMDDIAARHNMEKIKTIGDAFMCAGGIPNPNRTNPIDAVLAGLEIARTIEGFRKKANSEGRSFWGCRIGIHTGPVIAGVVGKHKFAYDIWGDSVNVASRMESNGQDGRVNISADTYHQIKDFFACTNRGSRQVKGKGEIEMYFVDGILPELSVDGNGDEPSDLFFQRLASHGNAA